A window of Roseobacter fucihabitans genomic DNA:
TTGATCATGCTCATATCGGGCCTCATGTTCGTTATCCTACTTTATACTACCACACTTGTGCTTAAGAAATCAAATGTTGCGCGGACAGACCGTCAGGGCTGTCCGCGCTTTTTTATTGGGGGTCAGCTATCGAAAACTTCCTGTGTTTCGCCGTGTCAAAAGCAGATAGTATTAAACGTCGATTATTGATCACACCAATCGATACAAGCTTCCAAATACTCCCGCGCATCACGGCTGAGACGTGCGATTCCGAGCAGTCGGGCAAGATTAAGGATCGGATCTTCTGCGGCTGTAAGGTCGCTCGCATGGGCGTCAATCATACTCGCGATCTCGGCCGGATGGACTTCGCGAATAGAGCGGTCAAAAAGCTCGCGTGATGGAATGCGCCGCGCGTAGGTTCCTGACGTCCAAATGAATTTCGTTCCAAGATCTTCATGCGTTTCAGCTTCGCCGATTGCTTTTTCCACGCGAGATGAGATGCGATGTCCGGTTCTTTGCCAGCCATGAATTTGGGCCACCCGACGGGCGAGACTGGCAATTGGCAACGGTCCTTGATCTCTTACTGTCGCGGCGACGCTTTCTTGCAGCCGGGGAAGGTAGCTTGCTTCGAAGAAGGCCTCCGGGTTAGGACTTAATTTGGTGCCTTGGAGTGCGGGGCTTTGCGTTTCGTGCGCCTCCTCGACGTTCGTGGCGAACCGCTCTGAAAATAAGTCATTTGCGCTCTCGACTGGAGCGATGGAAGTCGCCCCAGTTGTGGAATCCGGTTCGAGGTTCTGAAGCCCTGCTGCATCGATTTCAGAACTCACACCACGCTTTTCTACCGCGTCGCTTTCGTCAGCAGGCGGCGGAAGCGCAAGACGTGGTTCCTCCAACTTTTGTGATTGCGCGTCTTCTTTTGCCGCTTTCGCTGCCGCGCGGATTTCGTGGTCTGCTTGAAGCAACTCTTCGAGGCTGGCATGGGTTCTTTTGATAACATCCGCAGGATTTCGGAACCAATCAGTGGACCATATCCTTAGTATATTCCAGCCAAGGCCCTCCAGAACTGCTTGCCGGACTTTATCACGATCGCGAGCAGTTGCAGAAGAATGATATGTCGCGCCATCGCATTCAACTCCTGAGAGATAAATTCCAGCGTGATCAGGGTGAACGACCGCGAGGTCGATCCTAAAACCAGACACGCCAATCTGTGTTCTCACTTCCCAGCCCTTCGCGGCTAAGGATACAGCGATTGCCTCTTCAAAAGGGTTCTCGGCAGGACCGAGGCTGCCAGTGTCTCGAGCAGGTAATGCTATGGTGCCGCGCTCTGCATAGTCGAGGAATGCCTTGAAATCGGCTACGCCACGCGCCCGTGTGCGGTTTAGGTCGATATCGTGCGCGCCCAGTGACGCAAACACATGCATCTCAGCCCTCGCGCGGGTTACCGCGACGTTCAAGCGCTTTTCGCCGCCATCGGAGTTCAGTGGACCGAAGGACATAGTCAACTTACCAGCTTTGTCGGGCCCATAACATATCATTTTTACTATTATTTCAACAGCATCAGCAACTCTTCCGCCGCCGCAGCGGACGATGCGGGATTTTGACCGGTGACCAGTTTGCCGTCGCGCACCACGAAGCTGGCCCAATCCTCGCCTTTCGGACTTAGAGTCGCCCTTTTGGGTGGCTTTTTTGCTGCCTGCCGAAAGCAATTTCCAACCCAAGTCGGTTTTCGGACGTCCGAAAGCGATATTTGGGCGTCCTAAGTCGGACTCTCCAATGTCCGATGTGAAGTTAACAAATTGATGTATATATGTTTTTATATTATCAAAACGGCCTTTGGATGTCCGACGTCATTGCCCAACCTGCGTCATGCGTGCCTACCGCAATCCATTGATTGGATTCTCGTCCTAAAAATCAACAGGCCTAAGGGCTTGCTGGGAGCCCCGACGGCGGTTTGTAGCGTCTTTCATAATATGAAGATGGACCGTTTGATCCATTATTGCCATAATTGAACGGTGACACGCCGTTTTACCAAGACACCCGCGCGCTCAACATCACTTCGGGAGGAATGCAGTGACACTGCACAGCAGCAGATTCGTAGCTGACCGCTTGATATTTGGACTGGCCGTTTGTTTCGCTCTCTTGGGGACATCTCAAGGGTCCGCACAGGAGTTTTTTACCCTCAAAGGGCACGGCGGTCCAATCAAGGGCATTGCCGCTGACGCAGATGGCACGATCCTTACCGCCAGTTTCGACAATTCCGTGGGTCTTTGGCGCGATGGCACACCGCATTGGCTCGAGGGCCATGACGCAGCCGTAAACGCCGTCGCCTTTGCGGAGGGGGACCGGGTTGTTTCGGCGGGGGATGATTTCACCCTGCGCCTTTGGGATCACGCTGCGGGGGAGTCCCGCATTCTGGGGCAGCACGCCGCGAAGGTCATCCGGCTTGCCGTAGCCCCAGATGGGCAGCATGTCGCCTCTGCGAGTTGGGATCGGACGCTGCGGATCTGGTCTCTGAGCGAGGACGTACCCCCGGTGGAAATGACCGGTCATGATAACATCGTGAATGACGTCAGTTTTTCCCTGGACGGGCAACGGCTCTACAGCGCCTCTGCTGATGGTACATTGCGCGTCTGGGATGCCAGCACCGGCGCGCCTCTGCGCCGTTTGGTCAACCACGGGTTCGGGCTCAATACGCTGGTTGTGAGCCCGGATGACACATGGATCGCCTATGGTGCCGTAGATGGAACAACGCGAATTGCCAGCCTGCCTGATGGCGCCCCACTGCGCGATTTCACCGCCGACCGTCGCCCCATCCTGGCGATGGCGTATGACCCGCAAGGCGCGCGTATCGCCGTCGGGGACGCACAGGGCTACATCATGTTGATCGACACCGAAACCTGGCAAATATCGAACGATTTTCGCGCCACGCTGTCCGGCCCGATCTGGGCTCTGGCCTTTTCACCGGACGGGCAGAACATCCATGCGGGTGGCCTCGAGGACACGCTGTACAGCTGGCCGATCAACAGCCTGGGGTCTGATCCCAAAATGTCCAACACGGAACGCAGTTTCCTCAAGGACCCTGCCGAAATGTCCAATGGAGAGCGGCAATTCCAGCGCAAATGTTCGATCTGCCACACTCTGGGACCGGATGGGCAGCGTCGTGCAGGCCCCAGTCTGCATGGTATTTTTGGCCGCACCGCAGGCACCATGGATGGGTATCCTTATTCCACGACGCTCAGGCACGCGGGTATTGTCTGGTCGGATGAAACCATTGATCTATTGTTCGATCTCGGGCCTGATCACTATATACCGGGCTCGAAAATGCCGATGCAGCGGATTACCAAGCCGCAAGACCGCACCGATCTCATTTCTTTTCTCAAACGTGAAACATCCCCACCATAATGCGGGTGTCTCAGGCTTTGCGGCCCTCGAATTGACGCACCTCTACGCCTGAGGCTTCAAGCGCTGCGCGCACGGATGCTGCGATCTGTACGGCGGTGGGCGTGTCCCCATGCAGGCAAATTGTATCAATGCTGGTTTCAATGCGCTTGCCGCTCTCGGTTATAATAGCCCCCGCTTTGACCATATCCACCATACGTTTTCCCGCCAGATCCGGATCATGGATCACCGCGCCCGGCAGGCTGCGATCGACCAGGGTCGCATCGTCATTATACGCACGATCCGCGAAAATTTCTCCCGCGTAAGCGCAGCCCAATTTACGCACAGCCTCCTCTTGTGCCGTGGCGCAGAGCACCATGACGATCAGGTCGGGATCAACCGACAAGGCGGCCTCGAAAAGGTCAGCGGCCAGGTCCGCGTCCTCCGAGGCCATGTTCGCCAGAGCACCATGCACCTTGAGATGGCGGACCTTTGCCCCCAGCGATTTGGCCATGCCCACGGAGGCGGCAACCTGATAGCGGATCGAATTTTGCAAAGTCGCGCGGGGGATATCCATGCGGCGGCGGCCAAAACCTTGCAGATCGGCAAATCCCGGATGCGACCCGATCCCGACGCCGTTTTCCATCGCAATCCGCATGGTCGCCGCCATCACATCCGGGTCGCCCGCATGCGCGCCACAGGCGATATTGGCGGATGTGACGGTTTTCAACAGCGCCGCATCATCCCCCATGTTCCAGGGTCCAAAGCTTTCGCCCATATCGGCATTCAGGTCTACGGTGGTCATGTCATGTCTCCTTTATCGCGCGAAGGGGTCTGCGCTGGCCGAAACCGCGCCGCTGATCAATTGATAGCTGAGCAAATCCGCAATATCATGCGGATCGCGCACCAGGGGCTGTGCCTGTGACGAGAGCGACTTGATCTCACGGCGTGCGCGTTTTTCGATGTCTATCGCCGCATCGTGTGAAATGAATTCGAACCGGATCGCGCCGCCAACCGGCGCCTGTGCCACCTTTGGCAAATCCGACGGTATCACGGTGCCGATCCTGGGGTATCCCCCCGTCGTCTGGCTTTCGCACATCAAAACATAGGGGGCGCCGTCCCCGGCCACCTGGATATCGCCGGTCGTAATAACTTCGGAAACGATGCTGAGGCCCCCCTCAGCGTAAAAGCCCGGCGCGTCGGTATCCATGCGCACGCCCTGGCGATTGCCACGCGGGTCCCGGCGAAAGGCGGTCCGCGCGAAACGCTCACGTGTTTCCGAGGAGAAATGGTCAGATTGAAAGGACGTAATCACCCGGATCACGCCACCCTGGAGGCGGTTGTCCGGCGACAGGAAATACCCGGCGCGCGCCGATTTTGTCGGATCGAACGCGAGCGCATCCCCGCGTTGCAGTGGCGCACCGATCTGGGCGTTCAAATGGCTTGCCCGCGCGCCCATATGGCGCGGCGTGTCAAACCCGCCCGCGATATGCAGATAGCCATAGTTGCCCGATTGTACCCCGCCGATGACCAGTTTGGCCCCTGCGGGCAGGCTATGACAGGCATGCCAAACCAGTGGCGCACCCTCCAGCGTTGCAACCATGCGCGCGCCGGTCAGGGCGATAACCGTATCGGCCGTCGCCTCAAACGTCCCGCCGATGCCGACCATTTCGATGGCGGCACATGCAGCGCTTTGCCCCAGAAGGGCCGCTCCCTCGTGAAGCGCCAATCTGTCAGCGGCCCCCCCCCGCGTCAGACCGTAGGCCAGGTGACCCTCGCGACCCAGGTCCTGAATGCTCATCGACGGTCCGGCGGACATTACCTTGAGGTGGGCGGTCATGCGATCACCTCTTTTTCTGCGCCACCAAAACGGTCTGTGCGGCTGAGCTTGTCAAAGGCGGCGCGCTCAATCGCCGGGAAGGTCAGCTCATCGCCCGGCGACAAGGCGAAGGGGTTGGAATCACCCAGAACGAAGTTGCGAAACGCCGTCTGGCCGATATGACGCCATCCCGTGGGCGTGGGTGCGGTGAAAATAATCAACTGCCGGATCGCCGTCACCAAGGCCCCGGTAGGAACGCTTTTGGTCAGATCTTGCTGGCGCGGGATGTTCCAGACCTCCTCCAGTTCCCCCAGATAGGGTTGTCCGGGTGCAAAGCCCAAGGTCAAAACCCGCACGCGGGCGGTGGAGAGTTGCCGGATGGCTTCTTGGGGGTCGAGCCCCGCAACCTCTGCGACCTCTTGCAGTTGCGGCGCAAGATCGGTGCCATAGACCGTCGGGATATGCCACAAATGCCGCCCCCCCGGCAGGGCAGCACCGTACCAATCGCGCGTCGCGAGCAAATCCGTCAGTTTTTCGCGCAGCTGTTCGGCGGGCGTATCGACCAGATCCACGGCGACAAAGACCGAGACGAGCGACATCATCGTCTCGCTGACCTCTGGCCAGTCTTCCGCCTCCAGGACTGTGCGGAAGGCGAGGGCGGCGCGGTTGGCGGGTTCGCTCATCCCGGATCCAAAACTGATGAGCAGCCCAGACAGCCCCACAGTGCTGATGACAGGTGTTTCAGTCATATTTTACCCTCGGGATATAAAGGCGACGCAACAGGATTGGCGTCAGGTACATTGGCAATTGCCAGCAGCCGACAAAGACCATCAGAGGGGCCAGCACGTCGGGCGGCAAAGCGACCAGAAACAGCGCAATATTGCGATTGCCCGCGCCAATCGCCAAAGGCCCCGCAACATGTGTCAGGCGTGATCGGCGCAGCACCAGAACAGTGAGCCCCTGCGCGCCGTAGCTGATCGCGAAGGCCAGCAGCCCCCAAAGCAGGACGCTGCCCGGATCGCTGCGCAGGGCGGGGTTCAGCGCGGCCATCAACCCGATGACGATTGCAGAGAACGCCAGAACCGAAAGCCCGTCCAGCGCCTTGATCTGAGACGCGCTGGGTTTTGGAAAAAACACACCGCGCAGGGTGAAACCAACGAGGGTCGAGGCGGTGATTACCGCCAGGAGCATCAGGGCGGCACCAAAGATCGCAGTGAGCGTGCCAAGCTGTGGCATCAGCCAGAGGATGGGCATCACTGTGATCGGAAAGGCGGCCGTTCCCAACACCAGAATCTGCATCATGCGCCCTGCGTCCTGTCCCAGCAGCAGCGCCAGATTGGGCGATCCCGAAATGGCCGGTGCCGCAGTCGCCAGAACCATCGCCATAGCCATCGGCGTTTGTGCGACACCACCGAGCCAGCAGAGCCCGAACAAGGCAACCGGCAGCAGCAGTTGCAGAACCGCGACCGACCCAACCCCCCAACGCAGGTCTGACACCGCCCCGCGCGCCGCGCGCCACCCGATACGCAGCGCGGTGATGACCAACAACCCCGCCACCATCTGTGGCAGCCACGGTTGCATGCTCGCGGCCAACCC
This region includes:
- a CDS encoding biotin-dependent carboxyltransferase family protein; the encoded protein is MTAHLKVMSAGPSMSIQDLGREGHLAYGLTRGGAADRLALHEGAALLGQSAACAAIEMVGIGGTFEATADTVIALTGARMVATLEGAPLVWHACHSLPAGAKLVIGGVQSGNYGYLHIAGGFDTPRHMGARASHLNAQIGAPLQRGDALAFDPTKSARAGYFLSPDNRLQGGVIRVITSFQSDHFSSETRERFARTAFRRDPRGNRQGVRMDTDAPGFYAEGGLSIVSEVITTGDIQVAGDGAPYVLMCESQTTGGYPRIGTVIPSDLPKVAQAPVGGAIRFEFISHDAAIDIEKRARREIKSLSSQAQPLVRDPHDIADLLSYQLISGAVSASADPFAR
- a CDS encoding LamB/YcsF family protein, with the protein product MTTVDLNADMGESFGPWNMGDDAALLKTVTSANIACGAHAGDPDVMAATMRIAMENGVGIGSHPGFADLQGFGRRRMDIPRATLQNSIRYQVAASVGMAKSLGAKVRHLKVHGALANMASEDADLAADLFEAALSVDPDLIVMVLCATAQEEAVRKLGCAYAGEIFADRAYNDDATLVDRSLPGAVIHDPDLAGKRMVDMVKAGAIITESGKRIETSIDTICLHGDTPTAVQIAASVRAALEASGVEVRQFEGRKA
- a CDS encoding c-type cytochrome codes for the protein MTLHSSRFVADRLIFGLAVCFALLGTSQGSAQEFFTLKGHGGPIKGIAADADGTILTASFDNSVGLWRDGTPHWLEGHDAAVNAVAFAEGDRVVSAGDDFTLRLWDHAAGESRILGQHAAKVIRLAVAPDGQHVASASWDRTLRIWSLSEDVPPVEMTGHDNIVNDVSFSLDGQRLYSASADGTLRVWDASTGAPLRRLVNHGFGLNTLVVSPDDTWIAYGAVDGTTRIASLPDGAPLRDFTADRRPILAMAYDPQGARIAVGDAQGYIMLIDTETWQISNDFRATLSGPIWALAFSPDGQNIHAGGLEDTLYSWPINSLGSDPKMSNTERSFLKDPAEMSNGERQFQRKCSICHTLGPDGQRRAGPSLHGIFGRTAGTMDGYPYSTTLRHAGIVWSDETIDLLFDLGPDHYIPGSKMPMQRITKPQDRTDLISFLKRETSPP
- a CDS encoding DUF3320 domain-containing protein, with product MSFGPLNSDGGEKRLNVAVTRARAEMHVFASLGAHDIDLNRTRARGVADFKAFLDYAERGTIALPARDTGSLGPAENPFEEAIAVSLAAKGWEVRTQIGVSGFRIDLAVVHPDHAGIYLSGVECDGATYHSSATARDRDKVRQAVLEGLGWNILRIWSTDWFRNPADVIKRTHASLEELLQADHEIRAAAKAAKEDAQSQKLEEPRLALPPPADESDAVEKRGVSSEIDAAGLQNLEPDSTTGATSIAPVESANDLFSERFATNVEEAHETQSPALQGTKLSPNPEAFFEASYLPRLQESVAATVRDQGPLPIASLARRVAQIHGWQRTGHRISSRVEKAIGEAETHEDLGTKFIWTSGTYARRIPSRELFDRSIREVHPAEIASMIDAHASDLTAAEDPILNLARLLGIARLSRDAREYLEACIDWCDQ
- a CDS encoding allophanate hydrolase subunit 1; the encoded protein is MTETPVISTVGLSGLLISFGSGMSEPANRAALAFRTVLEAEDWPEVSETMMSLVSVFVAVDLVDTPAEQLREKLTDLLATRDWYGAALPGGRHLWHIPTVYGTDLAPQLQEVAEVAGLDPQEAIRQLSTARVRVLTLGFAPGQPYLGELEEVWNIPRQQDLTKSVPTGALVTAIRQLIIFTAPTPTGWRHIGQTAFRNFVLGDSNPFALSPGDELTFPAIERAAFDKLSRTDRFGGAEKEVIA